The Cicer arietinum cultivar CDC Frontier isolate Library 1 chromosome 1, Cicar.CDCFrontier_v2.0, whole genome shotgun sequence genome contains the following window.
ctgctTCAACTATACTGCTTCTATTCTTATTCCACACCTATGAACTGTACCGAAACAACCCGTGTTTGCACTTCATTTTTGGCCTTTAAGCCTCAATCAAACCAAACCGTAGAACTGATACAAAGCATGTTTGATGTGTTACCAACTGACATAACTATTGAAGGCAATGGCTGGGATTATGTGTTCATCAGAAAAAACTGTTCTTGTGCTTATGGGGTGAACAAGTATCTATCTAACACCACTTTTACATTGAAATCCAATGAAGGGTTTGTATTTGAAATCGTGATGGATGCCTATGATGGCCTTGCTTTCTTTCCAAACACAACTCGTTGGGCTAGAAAAGATTCTGTCATACCATTGAACTTGTTCTGTAGCTGCTCCACTGGATTGTGGAACTATTTGGTGAGCTATGTTATGAGAGATGGAGATAGTATTGAATCATTGGCAAGCCGGTTTGGGGTTAGTATGGATAGCATTGAGACAGTAAATGGTATCGACGATCCGGATAGTGTTAATATTGGTTCTCTCTATTACATACCTCTAGATTCTGGTTAGCCTCTGCAACCTTTTTCaacccttttttattttattgatgcCTTAGTTCTATATTGCTTATGCAATTTCATACTATATCCATTTTATAATAACTGGATGGAATTTGAGAAATTGGATTGTTTCTAGGAGTgaaatgtaataattttatgCAACCATGATCCTGACtgcaaaatattgatttttttttactgcaTTGCAGTTCCTGGTGAGCCTTATCAACTGAAAAATAATTCTACTCCAATTCCTGTCCCTTCCCCATCTGTTTATAACTTATCAGGTATGGATCAATACATaatggaagaagaaaaaggaactCACGTTCTAAGTTCTAGTTCATAGTTATGTCTACAcaataattgaatatgaatccttttatttttttcacagCTACTCATGTACATGCTCATGTACCTTATGGATGGATGATAGGAGGTTTAGGGGTTGGTCTTGCGCTGATAATATTAAGCATGATTCTGTGTATGTCTCTAAGACATAATGGAAAAGATGTTGAAAACAACATTTATCATAAATTGTGCATCCTTAGGAATCCAGGTTTGTTATGTGGTTCTGGAAGATACATATGCGGCAAACATGCAGTCAAGAAACAAAACGATGGTGAATCCAGCAACCACCAAATTACCGTTCCGGCTGCTTCAAGTAATCAACTTTCTTATTAAGAATTGAGATTTGAAATTAGAATATATGGATAATGTACTTACATATTTGTTATTGCAGCTCTAGGGCCTGATGTATTTTACATGGATAAGCCTATGGTTTTTACATATGAAGAAGTTTTGTACTCAACTGATGGTTTCTCTGATTCAAATCTGCTTGAACATGGAACATATGGTTCTATTTATTATGGTCTCCTTCGTGAGCAGGTTTGTGGATGTATACAAAAGTCTGTTATAGCCAAGCATTTTGCAGGAAAAAAGTATAAGCCAAGTATTCTCATACTAATTTTCGTGTTACTTAAATCCTTTTAGGAAGTTGCAATTAAAAGAATGACAGCTACTAAAACTAAAGAATTTGTGTCAGAGATGAAAGTTCTGTGCAAGGTTCATCATACAAATCTGGTAATTTCTTGTTGTTGATAATAAATTACATGCTTTAATTTTACAGAAAAATCCTTGCATCATTTATGAGTTTAAGTTCTTCCGATTTTGTCAAAGGTAGAATTGGTCGGCTATGCAGCTAGTCATGACGAGCTTTTCCTTATTTATGAATATGCTCAAAAGGGTTCACTTAGCAGCCATTTGCATGATCCTCAAAATAAGGGTAAGATCTTgctactttcttcaagtgttttTGATGTTATACGAAAATTATGCTCTCACATTTTATGAGAGGTGTGGTGTGAGAGAGAAAGAGGGGgaaaagaagataaaataaagagtCATTCAAGAACATTTTCTTGTCTTTCTTGCAGGTAATTCATCACTTACTTGGATAACAAGGGTTCAGATTGTGCTTGATGCTGCCAGAGGCCTTGAATATATACATGAACATACAAAATCTCGTTATGTTCATCAAGCTATCAAGACAAGCAACATTTTACTTGATTCTTCCTTTAGAGCCAAGGTAATAACAAATTTAAGACAGCATTAATAAACTATTTCTAAGTGTTTTACAGATTTGTTGATTGCAAAATCTCTTTCTATCTATATCTTTCTAGATATCAGCTTTTGGGTTAGCAGAACTTGTAGGTAACACAAATGAAGAAGAAACCAGAACCACCAATGTTGTCAGTGCATATGGATATCTTGCTCCAGAGTATGTCAACTTAACATgtacaaaattcatttttacaATATGGAAAGAGGGAAAAAATACGatgaaaattttcatttaacTTTGCAGATACTTGTGCAATAATGGACTTGCGACGATCAAGAGTGATGTCTACGCATTTGGTGTTGTTCTTTTTGAGATTATATCCGGGAAGGAGGCCATTGTTCAAGTACAATGTTCGGAAAGACAATCACTGGCATCTACTGTAAGTTCTTATAACATCCAACATATGATTGTGCATAGACTGATGTGTCATAAggtatgtaaaaataaaaatatataaaagataaactTGGCTATAACACATGTGCTTTTCAATGATAATTGTGGGATTTTTACATCAATATTTCTACTTGTGTTATTCATACAGTTGCCTCTGTTTTGTGGGGCATTGCATTAATATCTGTCAAATTGCAGATGTTGGGTGTTCTTAGGAATGTACCTGATTCCACGAGCATGTCAAGGATGAAAGATCACGTTGATCCTATTATGATGGATATGTATCCTCGTGATTGTGTATTTAAGGTAATTTAACCTTTACATTTTCCACAATAATCTCATATATTTCTAGTATGATATTCTTCTGATATTGCTAGTGTGAACAAAATAATCAATTGAAGTGACATCTCAAAGGGTAACATTATGTACGAGGTTTTAACGCAATGACTCTCTTCTCTTTCTGTCATGTTTTGTGCACAGATGGCCATGCTGGCAAAGCAATGCGTGGATGAAGATCCCATTTTACGTCCTGATATGAAGCAAGTTGTGATTTCCCTCTCAGAGAACCTGCTGTCTTCTGTTGAATGGGAAGCAACTCTAGCTGGGAAGAGCCAAGTTTTCAGTGGGCTTATTCAGGGAAGATAATTTCCACACCTGGATCCTTCTCATTCATGACTTAAACAATATCTTTTACCCCCTTACCGTTCTTTATAAATCCCACtttctttttaaatagataGATATGTTGAATCAAATAGGCTATAGGAACATAGACTTGTAATTGACTTGATGGGGGTTGATGTCAATTTTTGGCCATGTGACTTGGTATATTAACTATGTTCAATTGCATTTCATTGGTTAGAGAATTTCACATGTTGTGTCAGAATGTATACACGGCAATGGAATTGAGGAAGGATTTTTGTGCCATGATTCTTACTTATATCTTGTAATTTAGTAATCCACACAATTTTTGTCGTCATAATCTGCACATGTCTGTATTGTTTGATTACTTGCTATTTATGTTTTATCCTGTCCTTGGAGCTTCATGGCCAGTTCTGACAGAGTATAGCCACATTTTACTTGTAGAAATGTTGCTTTGTTCCATGCCAAAAAGTTAAACTTTATCTTTCAGGCGTTCCGCCACTTCATGCTGCCAAATGCATTGCTACATTGTTTTGGGATGATCATATGTACACAACAAATTTTCAAATTGGAATTTGTTGTTCAGTATAAAATTCTAGTACAGTATCACCAAAAGAAAGAATACTGAGGAGCTAAATCTTTCTTTTAGGTTTGATCAAATGAGTGGCATTCTATGCATACCGACACAACTACACAAGTACGGTATATATCTTGTTATTGATGTGGAAACTACTAATACAACTAAGAATTTCAGGTAGCTGAAATATAGAACAACCCTTATTACTGTGCAAGGTAAGAATTGGTAATCTACTTGACAAGGGAAGCGAGCACCCTGCGAGGGGGATCAAACGGTCTTCTAGAATGAAGAACAGCCCAATTATCAAGCAACATAACATCCCCTTTACGCCAAGGAATGGCAACAGATTCCTCCTCAAGTATATTAAGACAATCATATATTACATCAGCAGGTAAAGGGTTGCCATCCCCAAATGTCACAGCCTTAACAGGATCATTTCTTTCATCTTTCCAACCAGTGTAAGCAGCCACCATACTATTAAACcaaatctttctttttcttatctCNNNNNNNNNNNNNNNNNNNNNNNNNNNNNNNNNNNNNNNNNNNNNNNNNNNNNNNNNNNNNNNNNNNNNNNNNNNNNNNNNNNNNNNNNNNNNNNNNNNNNNNNNNNNNNNNNNNNNNNNNNNNNNNNNNNNNNNNNNNNNNNNNNNNNNNNNNNNNNNNNNNNNNNNNNNNNNNNNNNNNNNNNNNNNNNNNNNNNNNNNNNNNNNNNNNNNNNNNNNNNNNNNNNNNNNNNNNNNNNNNNNNNNNNNNNNNNNNNNNNNNNNNNNNNNNNNNNNNNNNNNNNNNNNNNNNNNNNNNNNNNNNNNNNNNNNNNNNNNNNNNNNNNNNNNAGCAGGAATTGGTCCCATAATCGTTTTCACTCCATCTTCCAACCATTCCAACTTCATACCAAGTTCACCAGCCCTGCAAAAATTCACAATCAAAGTCTTAAAAAAGGTCAACAACCATCACCTGAATCACAACATCATAGTTTTTTATGGGCTAGTTTGAATTGACTTATATGAACTTATTTAATCGCATAAATACTTGTGCGGCTGACCGAGAGAGCTTATGGAAATACTAACCCAGATATGTCTATAActgttttcagcttattttcaTTAGTTCTTCATAATAGCTTATGACAAGCAACTTATAACTTATACGTAAATAATTTGACTGTTTCTCCAACTTCGTCGTAAGCTATATTTGACTGCAATTTGCGATAGTAATCACGACACTAACATCATTCAAAACCTTGTTCGGACCATCAACACAACatgcaagttttttttttattttttattttttattttaaacaattaacACGAAGACAtgataaataaacaaatgaatgtaatattaaataaaataaaattgaatataaccTTTGTTGAGCAACGGTTTTGTCGTTGGTCAAGAAGGTTGATTTCCAGCCTCTACCAATTGGAGAGTTAGGGTTATCATCTTCACCCAAAACCCTAACATACAACAAACCATGCTTCTCAAGTTTTTCAACGAAATCAGGGTAACGATCCTTCATCCTATCGTAGATAACATGGCTGAGAACAATGGGGGTTTCGCCGCCGGTAGCAGGCTCAACCTCACAGAAGAAGAACAATTTGGAAGGGAATTGAGGAACCTGAGCCATCTCATGGTGAAAAGGGATTTTCTGATCAGGTGGAGATTCGTTGGCGGTAAAGACACGGCCGACGACGTTGGTGCGTGGTGCGGCGCCGCCGACATAGGGAAGCTGTTGGTAGTCGAAAGCTTCAACGACGTCGTTGAAGTCGGAAGGTGTTAGGAGTGGTAAGCCTCTGATGATGAGTGCGCCGGATTGGAGAAGAAGTGATTCTAAATAGGGTTTGTGGGTTTTGATAGTGTGGGTCGCGGTTAGAGGGAGTGTAGGTGAAGATGCAGTTGGTGATGGAGAGACAACAGCAGGGAATGGAAGTCCGTTGGGGAGAAGCTTCTGGTGAGGAATTTGGATTTCAACCAACGTTTTTTGTATAGACATGTTTCACGAGTTGTGAGATTCTAGTCCTATCCTCAATTTCAGAGTGGAGAGTGTTTCTTTTCTTCCACCTGGACTCAAATTGAGACCAGGTTCACCATAAATCAATCAATATAAGAGTGATCCTTTTGCTACGACTAATTATGGCTTGCTATGCGTtggaaatttattatttgtgagTTTAAGTCAATCATTTGAATCCAAAATTGATTGATTAAAGAGATATATGCAATACAATTATAAccatatatacataaatttaCTCTCATCTCAATTTAAATAGGAATTACTATTGTTTCGCAAATAAGTGAACTTGCTCTTTGTTAGAGTCATGTAcggttttttttattgaattttggtTTAAATTGTAGTAGTCTCCATTAGTAGATCTATTGCTTGTATAAGAGTTTATCTACCGCATAATGTATTCTCCCATAGCCAAACTGTATGTTGCAATTTCAAGAATGacattaaaataaagtttgaagatattaatagtttgataaaaaaaaaataagatgcaaacattacctgaaatatagtttataaataagtattttaaagtataaaataatttttatttttatatatcaattgtttgtttgtttttttgtgcatttttttttattacattacaaacaaataacattttgatatcaatatattttcatatctATTTATGTCAATTAGCCGTGCTCCCACCCaagttaaaatttagttttattataaAGGAGTACAGttacataagaaaaaaaaaaaaagtgcatgTTATATTGAAATGAGAAAGAGAAACAATTCTGACGGAAAactgtaattttatttttacataattctaatatttaatctcacattaaacaaaatatatttaaattaaaataatcatattcACTACAAattctcatttatttaaatactaaaataactTCAAAGTTGTTTTGCTCTTCTCTCATctcaattcaaaaattaatccAAATAACTGCATTTCATCTAAAACTaaggaaaaaaaagagaaacacgacattaaaaaaaaacacattttaaaatattttctattatttagTTCCCACAAAGATATAGAAAAATATGATTCTACAAATATTATTcctcttatttttataaaaaaaaaatgataatttttgttCCTTTACAATTTTATCCCAATTTTTGTTTTCCCGTATGATACTTTTGAGTTTCTTTTTTTACTGTTAAAAAGTACATCAATTTCTTACCTCTTACTTCTACtcaattaaacaaataattttttttttgtctttctttCCGTTACTTTCTATCC
Protein-coding sequences here:
- the LOC101496137 gene encoding lysM domain receptor-like kinase 3; this encodes MNILTQKPHLKLLLRFHLFLLQLYCFYSYSTPMNCTETTRVCTSFLAFKPQSNQTVELIQSMFDVLPTDITIEGNGWDYVFIRKNCSCAYGVNKYLSNTTFTLKSNEGFVFEIVMDAYDGLAFFPNTTRWARKDSVIPLNLFCSCSTGLWNYLVSYVMRDGDSIESLASRFGVSMDSIETVNGIDDPDSVNIGSLYYIPLDSVPGEPYQLKNNSTPIPVPSPSVYNLSATHVHAHVPYGWMIGGLGVGLALIILSMILCMSLRHNGKDVENNIYHKLCILRNPGLLCGSGRYICGKHAVKKQNDGESSNHQITVPAASTLGPDVFYMDKPMVFTYEEVLYSTDGFSDSNLLEHGTYGSIYYGLLREQEVAIKRMTATKTKEFVSEMKVLCKVHHTNLVELVGYAASHDELFLIYEYAQKGSLSSHLHDPQNKGNSSLTWITRVQIVLDAARGLEYIHEHTKSRYVHQAIKTSNILLDSSFRAKISAFGLAELVGNTNEEETRTTNVVSAYGYLAPEYLCNNGLATIKSDVYAFGVVLFEIISGKEAIVQVQCSERQSLASTMLGVLRNVPDSTSMSRMKDHVDPIMMDMYPRDCVFKMAMLAKQCVDEDPILRPDMKQVVISLSENLLSSVEWEATLAGKSQVFSGLIQGR
- the LOC101496461 gene encoding clavaminate synthase-like protein At3g21360, coding for MSIQKTLVEIQIPHQKLLPNGLPFPAVVSPSPTASSPTLPLTATHTIKTHKPYLESLLLQSGALIIRGLPLLTPSDFNDVVEAFDYQQLPYVGGAAPRTNVVGRVFTANESPPDQKIPFHHEMAQVPQFPSKLFFFCEVEPATGGETPIVLSHVIYDRMKDRYPDFVEKLEKHGLLYVRVLGEDDNPNSPIGRGWKSTFLTNDKTVAQQRAGELGMKLEWLEDGVKTIMGPIPAXXXXEIRKRKIWFNSMVAAYTGWKDERNDPVKAVTFGDGNPLPADVIYDCLNILEEESVAIPWRKGDVMLLDNWAVLHSRRPFDPPRRVLASLVK